From one Mesoplodon densirostris isolate mMesDen1 chromosome 19, mMesDen1 primary haplotype, whole genome shotgun sequence genomic stretch:
- the LDHD gene encoding probable D-lactate dehydrogenase, mitochondrial, with translation MASLLRAATWGMFPWRGYCSRGTQGKLSKGFVEALKAVVGSPHVTTAAAVREQHGHDESMHRCRPPDAVVWPQNVEQVSRLAALCYGQGVPIIPFGSGTGLEGGVCAVQGGVCVNLTHMDRILELNPEDFSVVVEPGVTRKALNSHLRDSGLWFPVDPGADASLCGMVATSASGTNAVRYGTMRDNVLNLEVVLPGGRLLHTAGPGRHFRKSAAGYNLTGLFVGSEGTLGLITAATLRLHPAPEATVAATCAFPSVQAAVDSTVHILQAAVPVARIEFLDDVMMDACNRHSKLNCCVAPTLFLEFHGSEQALAEQVQRTEEIIRHNGGSHFSWAKEAEDRSRLWAARHNAWYAALALRPGCKGYSTDVCVPISRLPEILVQTKEDLQASGLTGTIVGHVGDGNFHCILVVDPEDHEELLRVKAFAEQLGRRALALHGTCTGEHGIGLGKRQLLQEEVGTVGIETMRQLKATLDPRGLMNPGKVL, from the exons ATGGCCAGCCTGCTCCGGGCTGCAACTTGGGGGATGTTCCCCTGGAGGGGCTACTGCTCCAGGGGGACGCAG GGCAAACTCAGCAAGGGCTTTGTGGAGGCTCTGAAGGCAGTTGTGGGGAGCCCCCATGTGACTACTGCTGCTGCGGTCCGAGAGCAGCACGGGCACGATGAGTCAATGCACAG GTGCCGACCTCCGGACGCCGTGGTGTGGCCCCAGAATGTGGAGCAGGTCAGCCGGCTGGCAGCCCTGTGCTATGGCCAAGGCGTGCCCATCATCCCATTCGGCTCGGGCACCGGGCTTGAGGGTGGAGTCTGTGCCGTGCAG GGCGGCGTCTGTGTCAATCTGACCCACATGGACCGAATCCTGGAGCTGAATCCGGAAGACTTCTCTGTGGTGGTGGAGCCCGGCGTCACCCGCAAAGCCCTCAACTCCCACCTGCGCGACAGCGGCCTCTGGTTCCCTGTGG aCCCAGGTGCAGACGCCTCTCTCTGCGGCATGGTGGCCACCAGCGCCTCGGGCACCAACGCTGTGCGTTACGGCACCATGCGCGACAACGTGCTGAACCTGGAGGTGGTGCTGCCGGGAGGGCGGCTGCTTCACACTGCGGGTCCCGGCCGTCACTTCCG GAAGAGCGCAGCTGGCTACAACCTCACCGGGCTGTTTGTGGGCTCCGAGGGGACGCTGGGCCTCATCACGGCCGCCACACTGCGCCTGCACCCTGCCCCTGAGGCCACGGTGGCCGCTACCTGTGCCTTCCCCAGCGTCCAGGCGGCCGTGGACAGCACCGTACACATCCTCCAGGCTGCAGTGCCCGTGGCCCGCATTG AGTTCCTGGATGACGTCATGATGGACGCCTGCAACAGGCATAGCAAGCTGAACTGCTGCGTGGCGCCCACGCTCTTCCTCGAGTTCCACGGCTCCGAGCAGGCGCTGGCAGAGCAGGTGCAGCGCACAG AGGAGATCATCCGGCACAACGGAGGCTCTCACTTCTCCTGGGCCAAGGAGGCGGAGGACCGCAGCCGGCTCTGGGCAGCGCGGCACAACGCCTGGTACGCTGCCCTGGCGCTGCGGCCGGGCTGCAAG GGCTATTCCACCGACGTGTGTGTGCCCATCTCCCGGCTGCCGGAGATCCTGGTGCAGACCAAGGAGGACCTGCAGGCCTCGGGACTCACAG GAACCATCGTTGGGCACGTGGGTGATGGTAATTTCCACTGCATCCTGGTGGTAGACCCGGAGGACCACGAGGAGCTCCTCAGGGTCAAGGCCTTTGCAGAACAGCTGGGCAG GCGAGCACTGGCACTCCATGGCACGTGCACGGGGGAACATGGCATCGGTCTGGGCAAGCGGCAGCTGCTGCAGGAGGAGGTGGGCACGGTGGGCATTGAGACCATGCGGCAGCTCAAGGCCACGCTGGACCCCCGAGGCCTCATGAACCCAGGCAAGGTGCTGTGA